In Schistocerca americana isolate TAMUIC-IGC-003095 chromosome 7, iqSchAmer2.1, whole genome shotgun sequence, a single genomic region encodes these proteins:
- the LOC124622489 gene encoding myogenesis-regulating glycosidase-like, producing MCKLLAALDKISLYIYISHVLNLHARRSAAAVLHFTASSRMVQALPATAVALLVALGLLVAPAAASLSTRYDEAAGRVQILSHKDGSEVEIGYIPISSEQRSHAPRHVRGTNGESFYFGDHKIAFRRQGREGRCLGVRQWVSTPQTVLTSCQNHLTSHIYGGIEKREQKFLIEDTKYENFPYITDQSIQAGIAVRYWLFSDGRFVYVHSNVPLFINQNTNQSVNAICFTAENKSPYPADRADNLLEWDLCSFEDAREAHEFAVQNYLGKPTAIPDDSMVLSPVWATLVRYGKNTTEESVRKLANEVIAHGFNKSHIEIDQKWETCYGSQTFDTTKFPDIKKLTDDLHDLGFRVVLWNHPFVNKGCEPYYSEALEKGYFVTNANGKTETKFQNEVAGAVDFTNPDAVSWWTNRLLALLEETGIDGFEFTAGEVDYLPQPANIEPKEVSPIAYSDAFAQTIAQFGSMVSIQTGVESQKLPNFFLMDIVLNSWSGHGGYDTLIPKLLQINLVGHPFVLPEMIGGSVQNDQPASSELFLRWLEATVFMPVVKFSYTPWDYDNETLEIARNLTDLHAKYAPRILELMQKAVEDGTPVNLPVWWLDPTDSTAQTIDSEFLLGEDILVAPVIYHKNTARDIYLPKGTWRDEVDPEHPTIEGPTWLRDYPAPLNTLPYFTRITSS from the exons ATGTGCAAGTTACTTGCAGCTTTGGACAaaatttcactatatatatatataagccatgTATTGAATCTTCACGCCAGGAGATCAGCTGCAGCAGTACTGCACTTCACAGCGAGCTCTAGGATGGTACAAG CTCTGCCCGCGACCGCCGTGGCGCTGCTGGTGGCGCTCGGCCTGCTGGTGGCTCCCGCCGCAGCCAGCCTCAGCACCCGCTACGACGAGGCTGCTGGCCGCGTCCAGATTCTCTCCCACAAAG ATGGCAGCGAAGTGGAAATCGGCTACATCCCAATCAGCAGCGAGCAGCGCTCACATGCGCCACGTCATGTGAGAGGCACTAACGGAGAATCCTTCTACTTTGGAGACCATAAAATCGCCTTCCGGCGCCAAGGACGAGAAGGTCGTTGCCTCGGTGTCCGGCAGTGGGTCAGCACACCCCAGACGGTGCTCACCAGTTGTCAGAACCACTTGACCAGCCACATCTATGGCGGGATCGAGAAGAGAGAGCAAAAGTTTCTCATCGAGGATACCAAGTACGAGAACTTCCCGTACATTACAGACCAAAGCATACAAGCTGGCATTGCCGTGCGCTACTGGCTTTTCTCCGACGGCAGATTCGTCTACGTTCATTCGAACGTCCCTCTTTTCATCAACCAGAATACAAACCAGTCAGTAAATGCTATCTGTTTTACTGCTGAGAACAAGTCTCCCTACCCAGCCGATCGAGCCGACAACCTGCTGGAGTGGGACCTGTGTTCATTCGAGGACGCCAGGGAGGCCCACGAGTTTGCTGTCCAAAACTACCTAGGCAAGCCGACTGCAATCCCAGACGACTCCATGGTGCTGAGTCCCGTTTGGGCTACCTTGGTCCGATACGGCAAAAACACTACTGAGGAGTCGGTGCGGAAACTCGCCAACGAGGTGATTGCCCATGGTTTCAACAAGAGCCACATCGAAATTGATCAAAAGTGGGAGACCTGTTACGGAAGCCAGACGTTTGACACCACCAAGTTTCCCGACATAAAGAAGCTCACTGACGATCTTCACGATCTGGGGTTCCGTGTAGTGCTGTGGAATCATCCCTTTGTAAACAAAGGCTGTGAGCCGTATTACTCCGAGGCACTGGAGAAAGGCTACTTCGTGACCAACGCGAATGGTAAAACCGAGACCAAGTTTCAGAATGAAGTTGCTGGCGCTGTCGACTTCACCAATCCTGATGCAGTATCCTGGTGGACGAACCGACTCTTG GCGCTTCTAGAAGAGACTGGTATCGACGGATTCGAGTTCACCGCTGGGGAGGTGGACTACCTGCCGCAGCCGGCCAACATAGAGCCCAAGGAGGTCAGCCCGATAGCCTACTCTGACGCATTCGCGCAGACGATCGCCCAGTTCGGCTCCATGGTGTCGATACAGACGGGTGTGGAGAGCCAGAAGCTGCCCAACTTCTTCCTCATGGACATCGTGCTAAACTCCTGGTCGGGCCACGGCGGCTACGACACGCTCATTCCCAAGCTGCTGCAGATCAACCTGGTCGGACACCCCTTCGTGCTGCCGGAAATGATCGGCGGTTCAGTTCAGAACGACCAGCCGGCATCCAGCGAATTGTTCCTGCGTTGGCTGGAAGCCACAGTCTTCATGCCTGTTGTGAAATTTTCCTACACGCCGTGGGACTACGACAACGAG ACGCTGGAGATCGCCCGCAACTTGACTGACCTGCACGCCAAGTACGCGCCGCGCATCCTGGAGCTGATGCAGAAGGCGGTGGAGGACGGCACGCCGGTCAACCTGCCCGTCTGGTGGCTCGACCCCACAGACTCCACGGCACAGACCATCGACTCAG AGTTCCTTCTGGGCGAAGACATCCTTGTGGCGCCGGTGATCTACCACAAAAACACCGCACGAGACATCTACCTACCAAAGGGCACCTGGAGGGACGAGGTGGACCCCGAGCACCCCACCATAGAGGGCCCCACCTGGCTCCGCGACTACCCGGCGCCTCTCAACACGCTGCCCTACTTCACCAGGATCACCTCGTCATAG